A stretch of DNA from Methanoplanus endosymbiosus:
CCTTATGCCAGTATCGTTGTGCAATCCATCTTTTGCCCTTATTATGATGTCTGCGTTTTGCCCATCTCCACAACATGTTCCAAAGGATAAAATCCAATTTTTGATATGTCCTTTTCGCAACAATGTGACGGTGATAATTAGCCCATCCTGTAATGAGAGGATTTAACTTTATAATCAGATCTTCTTGCGTCCAGGCAGCGCCCCTATGGATAATTTCTTTCATCTTTTCAATAATTTTCTTAATTGAATTTCGAGAGGGTTTTATGAGAAGTTTTCCGTTATATTTCCGAAAATTCCAGCCCAAAAAATCAAACCCTTCATCAATATGAGTGATTAGTGTTTTTGATTTGGAAAGTTTTAATCCTCTTTTAGCGATGAATATCTGAATTTGCCCACAGATTTCTTCCGCAATGTCCCTTGTAGGGGCAGTAACAAGGAAATCATCTGCATAACGTATGAAGTGAACCTTCATATTTGGAAAATTATCATCAAGCATTTTTTCTATGCCATCTAAGGCTATATTAGCCAATATCGGCGAAATTATCCCTCCCTGCGGTGTACCTTTATCTGTTGAGTAAAGCTTTCGCTCAAATACAAATCCAGCCCTAAGAAACTGATTTAAGACCGATTTCTCCATAGGTACGTTTATTTTCAGCCATTCATGTGAGATATTATCAAAACACCCCTGAATATCTCCTTCCAGAATCCACATGGCGGATTTTGGATGGTGAAGACAGAAGAATGCATATTGTGCTGCATCTTGGGTGCAACCTGCATTCCCGGAAACACATAACCCACTCTGAAATCTAACTCCACATTTTTCTTAATATTCCAAAATACTCCCCAAGATCAAACCGATAGTTTTATAATCGTTATGTGTTAAATAATACACATAACGATTAGGGGTTTACATGGTCGCAATAGTTCACCAAACAGACAAAAGATCCGGGATAACCTATGCTTACCGCTCTGTATCATACTGGGACAAGGAAAAGAAACAGTCACGTGCCAAACGTACCCTTATTGGGCGTGTAGACAAAGAGACAGGTAAAATAGTCCCCACTGATGGACGCAACAGGAAGAAAAAAGAAGGTAATCCGCCTGTGAAACGTAATACAAAGAGGGTTGAGGAAGCACATCGTTCATTCTACGGAGCCACATATCTACTGGATGCTATTGGTGAGAAATTAGGTCTCATTCAGGATCTGAAACAGTGTTTCCCCGACACATATGAGCAAATCTTATCCGTTGTGTACTATTTAATCCTTGAAGACAGCACTCCGCTATACCGTTTTGAGAAGTGGGGACTCCTACATAAGCATCCTTATGGCAAAGACATCACCTCACAACGCAGTAGTGAACTGTTTTCCAGCATTACCGAGGCAAATAAACTACAGTTCTTCAGACTTCAGGGAAAGAGAAGGATGGATAATGAATTCTGGGCTTATGATACAACATCTCTGTCCAGCTATTCAGAAACCCTCAGGCAGGTACAGTATGGTCGCAACAAGGAGCACGACAAACTGGCACAGCTGAATCTTGCTCTGGTCTTTGGACAGGAGTCCAATCTCCCTTTCTATTACAGAAAACTCGCAGGTAATATCCCGGATTCAAAGACCATTACACGCCTGCTTGAAGAGCTGGATATTCTTGATCACTCAAGAGTTAAACTGGTTCTTGACCGGGGCTTTTACAGTGAGGTCAATATCAACAACCTGTTTAAGAATCACGTGAAGTTCCTTGCAGGTGTCAGAATGTCTCTGAAATTTGTCTATGGAGAACTTGATGCAGTCTATGACACTTTTAGGAGCTTTGAACGTTACAGTGAGAATTACGAACTGTATTACCAGACTGTCCGGACCACCTGGAATTATACACAAGAGCGTCCTTACAAAGGAGATACTCTTCAGGAATCACGCCGTCTTTACATCCACTATTTCTACAATATTGACCAGGCAGCCGAAGATGAGAAAAACTTCGACCGAAAGCTAATCGCACTAAAAAAGGAACTGGAGTCAGGAGAGCGTGTTCCAGGACACGCTAAACTTTACAAGCAGTACTTCATTACCAAAACAACACCTAAGAGAGGAACAAAGGCACAGATTATTGATGAAAATGTCATCAAAGCCAAGCGATATTTTGGGTTTTTTGCTCTGATTACCAATGAAAAGATGGATGCAGTAACTGCTCTTGAACTCTACCGCAACAAAGATGTGGTTGAAAAGGCCTTTGGAAATCTCAAAGAACGCCTGAATATGCGCCGTACACTCGTTTCTTCAGAACAGAGCCTTGATGGGAAACTGTTTGTGCAGTTTGTGGCACTGATCTACTTATCTTATCTCAAAAAGCAGATGCAGGATCATAACCTTTTCAGGAATTACACATTGCCTGGTATGTTGGACAAACTGGATGTCATCGAGTGTTTTGAACAACCAGGAAAATCTCTCAGAGTGGGTGAGATACTCGATAAACAGGAGCAGCTGTACCGGGACCTGGGGGTGACACCACCCACATCGTTATGAATGGGCGGGAATCTAGGGTGCAACGAAATAATCTAAATCCAAATGAACGTTTATCAGCACGAGTTTCAGCAACTGGCTGGAGTGCAAGTGTATAAAGAGCCTGCATGGCTCTATCGTACATAGTTGGAATGGAAAGAGGGCGTTTTGTTTCTTTACCAGGTTTTGGGATGTAGATACGTTTTAGTGGTTTAGCGTGGTATTTTTTACTGGTTAGACTTAATGCTGCCTTCATTTTATCAGAATGACGCATCCAGCGTTCACCGTCAATACCCGCTGTACGAGCACCCCTGTTCTGCGTGACCATTTTTATTGCAAGTAGTTTTGCATAGTGAGAATGAGTCAGCAAATACTGGAGTCGTTTGACGAGATTCCATTTATTTTCACGTGTTGCCTTTGCAATTCGGGTCTGTAGCCTATTAACCTGATGTTTAATTTCTTTCCAGTCAATGGATCTCCATTGATTAGAGTAATCCTGGTCTGTACGTTTCTCACTAATTAGTGTCGTTGAATATCGTACATTCATGGGTATACCTCCTCTTATTGCCGTAAAGCACCAGTAACAAGTTAGCACCTTTTCAGGTTAGAACATATGTCCCTATCCTATCCATTATGGACAGACTTTTGCGTTTTGTTACCTCCTCTGCCCCCTGAGCCATTGAATATTCTCACGAATATCCTACCTCCAAAGGAGGAACTCATGGGGTTTACCATGTTCCATATTAAAGATAATTATGGATGCCTTAGGAGCCATCTATAGACCGGGAATTCTCTGTCCTTTCGTTTCCATGTGAGCCAAGCCATGAAAACCTAATTCCGTGCCATATTGGCTCAAGCGTATCAGCCTTCTTTTCACTTGTTCAGCGTAACGATCTTTATGATGATTCAGTTTTCACTTCTCCATAGCATCCTTATTCTAGCAATTTATCCAGGTAAGGCTCCCGAAGTTTATCACATTGTTCCATGAGCTTCACACAATCCCGTTGCCAAGAATGCATGTCATGGTAGAATTATCCCGAAAGGATGGCATAGCGTTTAGCAATCTCTAATATAGCTTACATGTCGCACTGGCTCCTCGCTGTTTTATGTGGGTAACATTTGATGGATTGAATCAGAAATTAAGTTAAATATCTCGTAAATCTGGAATTTGACTGAAAAATACGTCACAAATCTGCTGAAAATATAAGTGATTTTATGGAATTTATTATAACTACCCACAGGATTTAGTGAGATGCCTATAAAATCAGATTAGTATATGCCCAGAGAATAGAGCAGATCAAAATGCCTGACTATTGGCAGGACTATTACCAATATTGGAATAAATACTGCAGATATTGCATTTATGGTTGATATTTCGTGGTATTCCCTAAGTCCTATAGTAAATAATATAAGTATCCAGAATGCAAGGATTATCAGTAACAGAACTGCGATGCTGTGGTTAAATATCGGAATTGTCCATCCTGCAAGAAGAAAAGGAGTACATGAATAGAAGAATACCTTAAATGATTCTTTAAGGTTTTTTTTGCCTCCGAATATCTTCACCCATATATGCAGCCAGGAAGCAATTATACATCCGCCTATGAAAAATCCTAAAAATCTTTTTGAGTAGTAGGAGAGGAAATAACTAAAATCCATATCAATGAAGAAGAAATTGATTACTATCAGGGCCGCAGAGTATAAAATGACCATCATAAGATAATAACCAAATCCACTGTCATGGTTATATTTTTGGTTTTTGAAAGATTCTAAGGGGTTGGTGATAAATCCAATTGCGG
This window harbors:
- a CDS encoding IS1634 family transposase, whose protein sequence is MVAIVHQTDKRSGITYAYRSVSYWDKEKKQSRAKRTLIGRVDKETGKIVPTDGRNRKKKEGNPPVKRNTKRVEEAHRSFYGATYLLDAIGEKLGLIQDLKQCFPDTYEQILSVVYYLILEDSTPLYRFEKWGLLHKHPYGKDITSQRSSELFSSITEANKLQFFRLQGKRRMDNEFWAYDTTSLSSYSETLRQVQYGRNKEHDKLAQLNLALVFGQESNLPFYYRKLAGNIPDSKTITRLLEELDILDHSRVKLVLDRGFYSEVNINNLFKNHVKFLAGVRMSLKFVYGELDAVYDTFRSFERYSENYELYYQTVRTTWNYTQERPYKGDTLQESRRLYIHYFYNIDQAAEDEKNFDRKLIALKKELESGERVPGHAKLYKQYFITKTTPKRGTKAQIIDENVIKAKRYFGFFALITNEKMDAVTALELYRNKDVVEKAFGNLKERLNMRRTLVSSEQSLDGKLFVQFVALIYLSYLKKQMQDHNLFRNYTLPGMLDKLDVIECFEQPGKSLRVGEILDKQEQLYRDLGVTPPTSL
- a CDS encoding DnaJ domain-containing protein; translation: MSDYYTTLGVSVNATDEEIKTAFRKLVKIYHPDVSKAPGSHEKYIEIQEAYETLSCPDKRRDYDNKLKNDKNNSDNASNRDKRAEYNQSHNNQQRSGYDSTRTHKSSYHKSENHQPYINEKGTIDTAIGFITNPLESFKNQKYNHDSGFGYYLMMVILYSAALIVINFFFIDMDFSYFLSYYSKRFLGFFIGGCIIASWLHIWVKIFGGKKNLKESFKVFFYSCTPFLLAGWTIPIFNHSIAVLLLIILAFWILILFTIGLREYHEISTINAISAVFIPILVIVLPIVRHFDLLYSLGIY
- a CDS encoding reverse transcriptase N-terminal domain-containing protein; this encodes MNVRYSTTLISEKRTDQDYSNQWRSIDWKEIKHQVNRLQTRIAKATRENKWNLVKRLQYLLTHSHYAKLLAIKMVTQNRGARTAGIDGERWMRHSDKMKAALSLTSKKYHAKPLKRIYIPKPGKETKRPLSIPTMYDRAMQALYTLALQPVAETRADKRSFGFRLFRCTLDSRPFITMWVVSPPGPGTAAPVYRVSHPL
- a CDS encoding reverse transcriptase domain-containing protein translates to MWILEGDIQGCFDNISHEWLKINVPMEKSVLNQFLRAGFVFERKLYSTDKGTPQGGIISPILANIALDGIEKMLDDNFPNMKVHFIRYADDFLVTAPTRDIAEEICGQIQIFIAKRGLKLSKSKTLITHIDEGFDFLGWNFRKYNGKLLIKPSRNSIKKIIEKMKEIIHRGAAWTQEDLIIKLNPLITGWANYHRHIVAKRTYQKLDFILWNMLWRWAKRRHHNKGKRWIAQRYWHKEGARNWVFKSESVNLNSFAETKIRRHSMVKLEASPYLDQEYFHNRTEKIRKQTPWIQTKLSYFT